Proteins from a genomic interval of Paenibacillus lentus:
- the rseP gene encoding RIP metalloprotease RseP translates to MELLKIIFLTVFMFFIIVTVHEWGHYYFAKRAGILVREFAIGFGPKLFSYRRDETQFTLRLLPFGGYARMAGEDPELVQIQTGQTVALRIEGDEVRKIYLDRLDNRKNVIRGEIQEVDLEDRLRIVLDVDGEVISYRVHPQAMIVVKGSETQIAPRDRQYGSKTVGQRALSIFAGPLMNFLLAFVLFALHTQMAGIPLDEPEHLELGDIIEQRPAFEAGLKKGDVIESINGVPVGTDATKLIETISGSKDIPMNWTVRRGDELLTINVTPRPVENEEGGKIGAVVVTYFETRSASFSETFTVAAEKMTSMSKLIFSSLQQLVARFSMNDLAGPVGMIEATSKIVKQGFTDFVFWTAIISLNLGIFNLLPIPALDGSRLIFLGVEALRGKPVDPNREGLVHFIGFAALFLLMLAVTYNDILRLIQS, encoded by the coding sequence TTGGAATTACTGAAGATCATATTTTTGACAGTATTCATGTTCTTTATTATCGTTACAGTACATGAGTGGGGACATTACTATTTTGCCAAACGAGCGGGTATATTGGTACGTGAATTCGCGATTGGTTTCGGGCCGAAATTGTTCTCTTATCGAAGAGACGAAACCCAATTCACGCTTCGATTGCTGCCTTTTGGCGGATATGCGAGGATGGCTGGTGAGGATCCGGAGCTCGTTCAAATTCAGACCGGACAAACCGTAGCCCTGCGAATAGAAGGGGACGAGGTTCGCAAAATTTATCTCGATCGCCTGGACAACCGTAAGAATGTAATCCGTGGTGAAATACAAGAGGTGGACCTTGAAGATCGACTGCGAATCGTGCTTGACGTCGACGGGGAAGTTATCTCCTACCGGGTTCATCCGCAGGCCATGATCGTCGTGAAAGGCAGTGAGACGCAAATTGCGCCCCGTGACCGTCAATATGGCAGCAAGACAGTAGGACAGCGTGCGTTGTCCATTTTTGCCGGGCCTTTGATGAACTTTCTTCTAGCATTTGTACTGTTTGCACTTCATACGCAAATGGCGGGCATTCCGCTGGATGAACCGGAGCATCTGGAACTCGGGGATATCATAGAGCAAAGGCCCGCCTTTGAGGCAGGTCTTAAGAAGGGTGACGTTATTGAGTCAATTAACGGCGTACCTGTAGGTACAGACGCAACCAAGCTGATCGAAACGATTTCCGGCTCCAAGGACATCCCGATGAATTGGACGGTCCGGCGTGGAGATGAACTGTTAACGATTAATGTTACTCCGCGGCCTGTGGAGAATGAGGAAGGCGGCAAGATCGGCGCGGTCGTTGTCACTTATTTCGAGACGCGCAGCGCTTCCTTCAGTGAGACATTTACCGTAGCTGCCGAAAAAATGACAAGCATGAGCAAGCTGATTTTCTCTAGCTTACAGCAACTGGTTGCCCGATTCTCCATGAATGATTTGGCCGGGCCGGTTGGTATGATTGAAGCAACAAGTAAAATTGTAAAGCAAGGGTTTACCGATTTTGTGTTTTGGACAGCAATAATAAGCCTGAACTTAGGGATCTTTAACTTATTGCCGATTCCTGCCCTGGATGGAAGCCGACTTATATTCTTGGGGGTTGAAGCGCTGCGTGGCAAACCGGTGGATCCTAACCGTGAAGGCTTGGTGCATTTTATCGGCTTCGCTGCACTGTTCTTGCTTATGCTCGCGGTGACGTATAATGATATATTGCGGTTGATACAGAGTTAA
- a CDS encoding DUF342 domain-containing protein, translated as MEYMNDLGQILSVTMNDDKTVAYLQFLKKDEDFSCTADTLHHFLRGEGVKYGIQEDIVSRFVLNPKEYFFSKTPIAIGVEPVQGQDGSIKYSVPLDDEEQQIRPSESDDGTVDFKDVTRLNNVRRGQIIAELIPPVAGSPGMAVTGEQIPCKDGKPARFKVGKNVVLNSEQTAMYAAIDGLVTRTDKDKLNVFPVYEVNGDVDYSIGNIDFVGTVVIRGNVLTGFRVCASGDIRVIGGVEGAELIAEGSIEISGGIIGYNKGLVKAGQQVKSSFIQDGNVSAGEDVVVTQSIMHSNVRAGRDVICRGSRGLIVGGNIQAGERVTARVIGNPTSTATSIEVGVHPELRNELLELRQQLKDQMANIDKTEKALTLLDQLASMGKLTPDKVAMRSKLNLTKKSHYQELDEIKERMLYIEKALEETGNARVDVLKMIYGGSKIVIGRYTKYIKEPVSRMSFYYTEGDISMSAYV; from the coding sequence ATGGAATATATGAATGATCTGGGTCAAATTTTGAGTGTCACGATGAACGATGACAAGACGGTAGCCTACCTGCAATTTTTAAAAAAGGATGAAGATTTTTCCTGTACCGCGGATACCTTGCATCATTTTTTGCGGGGAGAAGGTGTAAAATATGGTATTCAAGAGGATATTGTGAGTAGATTCGTCCTTAATCCGAAAGAATACTTCTTTAGTAAAACTCCGATTGCCATTGGGGTCGAACCCGTGCAAGGGCAGGATGGTTCGATCAAGTATTCCGTGCCGCTAGATGATGAGGAGCAACAAATACGTCCTTCGGAAAGCGATGATGGCACCGTGGACTTTAAGGATGTTACTCGCTTGAACAACGTTCGGAGGGGGCAAATTATTGCCGAGCTTATCCCTCCGGTAGCGGGTAGTCCGGGAATGGCGGTCACCGGAGAGCAGATACCTTGTAAAGACGGGAAGCCGGCGCGGTTCAAGGTGGGAAAGAACGTCGTCCTCAATTCAGAGCAAACTGCGATGTATGCGGCGATTGATGGTTTAGTAACACGGACTGATAAAGATAAGTTGAATGTATTTCCAGTATACGAAGTCAATGGGGATGTCGACTACAGCATCGGCAATATTGACTTTGTGGGAACTGTGGTGATCCGTGGTAATGTTCTGACAGGTTTTCGAGTTTGTGCTTCCGGGGATATTCGTGTCATTGGCGGTGTTGAAGGTGCAGAGTTGATCGCCGAGGGCTCCATTGAGATTTCCGGTGGTATTATTGGATATAATAAAGGACTCGTAAAAGCAGGGCAACAGGTAAAAAGCTCCTTTATTCAGGACGGCAATGTTTCGGCCGGCGAAGATGTCGTTGTGACGCAGAGTATCATGCATTCTAACGTACGGGCTGGCAGGGACGTTATATGCAGGGGCTCTAGAGGTCTGATTGTTGGAGGAAACATTCAGGCCGGCGAACGGGTTACGGCTAGGGTTATTGGTAATCCGACATCAACAGCTACATCGATTGAGGTTGGCGTACATCCGGAACTGCGAAATGAGCTGTTGGAATTGCGCCAGCAGCTGAAAGACCAGATGGCAAATATCGACAAGACTGAGAAAGCGCTTACCCTACTTGATCAATTAGCTTCTATGGGCAAGCTGACACCGGATAAGGTAGCGATGCGATCTAAGCTTAATCTTACGAAGAAATCGCACTATCAAGAGCTCGATGAGATTAAAGAGCGCATGCTGTACATCGAGAAGGCCCTAGAAGAAACCGGCAATGCACGGGTAGACGTTTTGAAAATGATCTATGGTGGCTCTAAAATCGTAATTGGCAGATATACTAAATATATCAAAGAGCCTGTATCAAGGATGTCTTTCTATTACACTGAAGGGGACATATCCATGTCGGCCTATGTCTAG
- a CDS encoding phosphatidate cytidylyltransferase: MKTRLITGLIAGVFFLGMCLLGGLGYQLLIMAMALVGYYEFVRMIKLPAFRGAAILGYLCILYMTFPWSLLGLNMPLEVLPALWLMMFLFLAVTVFSKNEFPVSQAAILFLGTAYIGIGFSAIAITRITPDGQGVFWTFLMLAAIWSSDAGAYFTGRRFGKNKLWPAISPNKTVEGAIGGIVLAVVAAVLFSLFSDGLLSIGRALLLGMAAAVVGQLGDLIQSAYKRVYGIKDSGKLLPGHGGILDRCDSWVVVFPFVHILMLLPYY, encoded by the coding sequence TTGAAGACACGGTTAATTACAGGACTGATTGCTGGCGTTTTTTTTCTAGGCATGTGCCTGCTCGGTGGGCTAGGGTATCAACTTCTTATTATGGCGATGGCTTTGGTTGGTTATTATGAGTTTGTGCGTATGATCAAATTGCCGGCTTTCAGAGGCGCTGCAATTCTCGGTTATTTATGTATACTCTATATGACATTTCCTTGGAGCCTGCTGGGTCTGAACATGCCGCTTGAGGTATTGCCTGCCCTGTGGTTAATGATGTTCCTGTTTTTGGCAGTTACAGTATTTAGCAAAAATGAATTCCCGGTTAGTCAGGCCGCGATATTGTTTCTTGGCACAGCCTATATTGGGATCGGTTTTTCAGCCATTGCGATTACGCGGATAACACCGGACGGACAAGGCGTATTTTGGACGTTCCTTATGCTGGCTGCGATCTGGAGCAGTGATGCGGGGGCATATTTCACTGGAAGAAGATTTGGGAAAAATAAGCTTTGGCCTGCTATCAGCCCGAATAAAACTGTGGAGGGAGCGATCGGCGGTATCGTGCTTGCCGTTGTTGCAGCAGTACTGTTTTCCCTATTCTCTGACGGGCTTCTTTCGATTGGACGGGCTCTACTGCTTGGCATGGCGGCTGCTGTAGTGGGACAGCTTGGTGATTTAATTCAATCTGCCTACAAACGAGTCTACGGAATCAAAGATTCAGGCAAACTTCTGCCGGGTCATGGCGGCATTCTTGATCGCTGTGATAGTTGGGTTGTGGTGTTTCCGTTTGTACATATTCTAATGCTGCTTCCTTACTATTGA
- a CDS encoding FliA/WhiG family RNA polymerase sigma factor, whose protein sequence is MNERKTSTLNYADVWKQWKEHGDIEAKKQLIEKHLHIVDYVSGRLAVGLPKNVSKDDLSSNGVMGLIDAVEKFDYKRGLQFETYASWRVRGAILDGLRQGDWVPRSVREKAKKIEEGYQQLEQQYLRSVTDSEMSEYLNVSEREFQNMLQEVAVMTLCSLEDPIREEESETRLNLLIDEKAKNPDYKVREFFLKESLAKGIEKLTEKERTVVSLLYYEDLSLSEIAEVMSLSPSRISQLHSKAILRLRGSLEKQKDLLMLED, encoded by the coding sequence TTGAACGAGCGGAAGACATCCACTTTGAACTACGCCGATGTGTGGAAGCAATGGAAAGAACACGGAGATATTGAGGCCAAGAAGCAGCTTATCGAGAAGCATTTGCACATTGTCGATTATGTTTCCGGACGTCTGGCTGTAGGCCTTCCCAAAAATGTCTCTAAAGATGATTTATCCAGTAATGGCGTAATGGGTTTAATTGATGCTGTGGAGAAATTTGATTATAAAAGAGGATTGCAATTTGAGACTTATGCCTCGTGGAGAGTGAGAGGCGCTATTTTGGACGGTTTGAGGCAAGGGGACTGGGTTCCTCGTTCCGTTCGGGAGAAAGCCAAAAAAATTGAAGAGGGGTATCAGCAGTTGGAGCAGCAGTATCTTCGCTCCGTAACAGATTCAGAAATGAGCGAATATTTGAATGTAAGTGAAAGGGAATTTCAAAATATGCTGCAGGAAGTTGCTGTTATGACGCTGTGTTCATTGGAGGATCCGATCCGTGAGGAAGAATCCGAAACGCGCTTGAATCTGTTGATCGACGAGAAAGCCAAGAACCCTGACTATAAAGTAAGAGAATTCTTCCTTAAGGAATCTCTAGCGAAAGGGATCGAAAAGCTGACAGAAAAAGAACGAACTGTAGTGTCCTTGCTCTATTACGAGGATTTATCCTTAAGTGAAATTGCGGAGGTGATGTCTCTCTCTCCATCACGTATTTCTCAGCTCCATTCCAAAGCCATTCTTAGACTTCGCGGCAGCTTGGAGAAGCAGAAAGATTTGTTGATGTTGGAGGATTAA
- a CDS encoding 1-deoxy-D-xylulose-5-phosphate reductoisomerase, producing the protein MRKIAVIGSTGSIGTQTLDVVRQHPDQFVVEGIAAGTNIDLFVQQVNAFRPKKASIGNKQLADQIAPLIPAGVELFYGEHGLVEVAAGTDADFVLSAIVGSAGLPPTLAAITEGKTIGIANKETLVTAGHIVTGLAKQKGVALLPVDSEHSAIFQCLQGESLDDVEQITLTASGGSFRHLTREQLKDVTLEDALKHPNWSMGAKLTIDSATMVNKGLEVIEAHWLFGLPYDKINVLLHPESIIHSFVEYRDGSVIAQLGTPDMRIPIQYAMTYPARFPSASKRLSLAEVGKLHFKEMDYERFPCLRLAFECGKIGGTATTVFNAANEVAVARFMKREIPFLQIETIIETVLSRHIPQQEADLETIQAADQWARAMAASL; encoded by the coding sequence ATGAGAAAAATAGCTGTCATTGGTTCCACAGGATCGATTGGAACGCAAACATTAGATGTCGTTAGACAACATCCTGATCAATTTGTCGTGGAAGGTATAGCTGCCGGAACGAATATCGATCTATTTGTTCAGCAGGTCAATGCGTTTCGTCCGAAGAAGGCTTCGATTGGAAATAAGCAGTTGGCGGATCAAATAGCTCCCCTGATTCCGGCTGGAGTCGAGCTCTTCTACGGCGAGCATGGCTTAGTTGAAGTAGCGGCAGGCACCGATGCAGATTTTGTGCTCAGTGCGATTGTAGGCAGTGCGGGATTACCGCCGACGTTAGCCGCCATTACTGAAGGGAAAACGATCGGAATCGCCAATAAGGAAACGCTTGTGACGGCAGGGCATATCGTTACAGGATTGGCTAAACAAAAAGGCGTTGCATTACTTCCTGTAGATAGTGAGCACTCTGCCATCTTTCAATGCTTGCAAGGTGAGAGTCTAGATGATGTTGAACAAATCACTTTGACGGCTTCGGGTGGTTCTTTCCGTCATTTGACGCGGGAGCAGCTTAAGGATGTAACGCTGGAGGATGCGCTGAAGCATCCGAACTGGTCAATGGGGGCCAAGCTTACGATAGATTCGGCCACGATGGTCAACAAAGGATTGGAAGTCATTGAGGCGCATTGGCTCTTCGGTCTTCCTTATGACAAAATAAATGTGCTCCTGCATCCGGAGAGCATTATCCACTCTTTCGTTGAATATCGTGATGGGAGCGTGATTGCTCAGCTTGGTACTCCGGATATGCGGATACCGATTCAATATGCCATGACTTACCCTGCAAGATTTCCTTCCGCATCCAAGCGGCTATCGCTGGCAGAGGTGGGCAAGCTCCATTTTAAAGAGATGGATTACGAACGATTCCCTTGTTTAAGACTTGCCTTTGAATGTGGTAAAATAGGAGGGACGGCGACGACGGTGTTCAATGCAGCTAATGAAGTGGCGGTCGCCCGTTTTATGAAGCGAGAAATTCCATTTCTGCAGATTGAAACGATTATCGAAACCGTACTCTCCAGGCATATACCTCAACAAGAAGCCGATCTAGAGACGATTCAAGCTGCCGATCAGTGGGCTAGAGCTATGGCTGCATCATTGTGA
- the pyrH gene encoding UMP kinase gives MEQPVFKRVVLKVSGESLAGQNGYGIDAETISSIAEQVKEVVELGVQVAIVCGGGNIWRGIAGSAKGIDRATADYMGMLATVMNSLALQDALEQIDVPTRVQTSIAMQQIAEPYIRRRAIRHLEKGRVVIFAAGTGNPFFSTDTTAALRAAEIEAEVILMAKNKVDGVYSADPFVDPSAEKYEMLTYMEVLNKNLGVMDSTASSLCMDNDIPLIVFAITEQDNIKRVVLGEKIGTTVKGSVD, from the coding sequence TTGGAGCAGCCAGTTTTTAAACGTGTTGTCTTGAAGGTTAGCGGGGAATCGTTAGCCGGTCAAAATGGATATGGAATCGATGCGGAAACCATCTCGTCGATTGCCGAGCAGGTGAAAGAAGTCGTTGAGCTGGGCGTACAGGTCGCTATCGTTTGCGGCGGGGGCAACATATGGCGCGGTATTGCGGGCAGTGCAAAGGGTATTGACCGTGCTACGGCGGACTATATGGGGATGTTGGCAACAGTCATGAACTCACTTGCATTGCAAGATGCGCTTGAACAAATCGATGTGCCTACACGCGTACAGACCTCGATTGCTATGCAGCAAATCGCTGAGCCATACATACGGCGCCGGGCGATTAGGCATTTGGAGAAGGGGCGGGTCGTTATTTTCGCTGCTGGCACGGGTAATCCATTCTTCTCAACGGATACGACAGCAGCTTTGCGCGCCGCTGAAATTGAAGCTGAAGTGATTTTGATGGCTAAAAATAAAGTCGATGGCGTATACTCTGCGGATCCATTTGTTGATCCGTCCGCAGAAAAGTATGAAATGTTGACCTATATGGAAGTGCTCAATAAAAATCTGGGCGTTATGGACTCTACAGCATCTTCACTGTGCATGGACAATGACATCCCGCTCATTGTGTTTGCAATTACGGAACAAGACAACATTAAACGAGTAGTCCTTGGTGAGAAAATCGGAACGACTGTGAAAGGAAGTGTAGATTAA
- the proS gene encoding proline--tRNA ligase: MANEEKQFVTEITPQSEDFSRWYIDVIKKADLMDYSPVRGCIVFKPDGYEIWEHIQEELDRRFKETGHRNAYFPLFIPETFFQKEKEHVEGFNPELPWVTEAAGEKLEERLAIRPTSETMIGHMYEKWIQSYRDLPVLINQWANVVRWEKRTLPFLRTSEFLWQEGHTAHENEQEAREETMQMLEIYRDFVENYLAIPVIVGQKTPSEKFAGAVDTYSIEAMMKDGRAVQAGTSHYLGTNFAVAFNIQYLNRDNVQEYVHTTSWGVSTRLIGSLIMVHGDDRGLALPPKVAPKQVMIIPIGPPKTRDAVIGRADELFAELKKAGIRVGMDDRADVRPGWKFNEYEMRGVPVRLEIGPRDMDNGVCVLVSRISGEKKVVQQDKLVEEVQVMLEQVHNEMYERAKAFRDEHFYSVDTLDEMKASIEEKRGFTLAGWCGSEACEKHVKDETGATSRNIPFEPATKKSKCLVCGEKAQHTVVFARAY; this comes from the coding sequence ATGGCAAACGAGGAGAAGCAGTTCGTAACGGAGATTACCCCGCAAAGTGAGGATTTCTCACGCTGGTATATTGATGTCATCAAAAAAGCAGACTTGATGGATTATTCGCCAGTGCGCGGTTGTATCGTATTCAAGCCCGACGGTTACGAAATATGGGAGCACATCCAGGAAGAGTTGGATCGTCGCTTCAAAGAGACAGGGCATCGCAATGCGTATTTTCCACTCTTTATTCCAGAGACTTTCTTTCAGAAGGAGAAGGAGCATGTCGAGGGATTTAATCCCGAGCTTCCTTGGGTAACAGAGGCGGCAGGCGAGAAGTTAGAGGAGCGTTTGGCTATTCGCCCAACCTCGGAAACGATGATTGGCCATATGTACGAGAAATGGATCCAATCCTACCGGGATTTGCCGGTTCTGATTAACCAATGGGCCAACGTCGTTCGTTGGGAAAAGCGGACATTGCCGTTTTTGCGGACGAGTGAGTTCCTGTGGCAGGAAGGTCATACGGCCCATGAGAATGAGCAGGAAGCTCGAGAAGAAACGATGCAAATGCTGGAGATCTACCGTGACTTCGTTGAAAATTATTTGGCCATTCCCGTCATTGTCGGGCAGAAGACACCTTCGGAGAAGTTTGCCGGGGCGGTGGATACGTATTCGATTGAAGCGATGATGAAGGATGGTCGGGCGGTGCAAGCGGGTACTTCTCATTACCTTGGAACGAATTTTGCCGTCGCTTTTAATATTCAATATTTGAACCGGGACAACGTTCAGGAATATGTTCATACCACCTCTTGGGGAGTGAGTACCCGCTTGATCGGCTCGCTCATTATGGTGCATGGAGATGATCGAGGACTTGCCTTACCGCCGAAGGTTGCGCCTAAGCAGGTTATGATTATTCCGATCGGACCGCCAAAAACGCGGGATGCTGTTATTGGCCGGGCAGACGAGCTGTTTGCCGAGTTGAAGAAAGCGGGCATTCGTGTCGGTATGGATGATCGCGCTGACGTGCGTCCAGGTTGGAAGTTCAATGAATATGAAATGCGCGGCGTGCCGGTTCGTTTAGAGATTGGCCCTCGTGATATGGACAATGGAGTCTGTGTACTCGTCTCCCGGATTTCCGGTGAGAAGAAGGTCGTGCAACAGGACAAACTTGTGGAAGAAGTTCAGGTGATGCTGGAGCAGGTTCATAATGAAATGTATGAGCGGGCAAAAGCCTTCCGCGATGAGCACTTCTACAGTGTAGATACACTTGATGAGATGAAAGCGAGCATTGAGGAGAAGCGTGGTTTCACGCTGGCTGGCTGGTGTGGATCGGAGGCTTGCGAGAAGCATGTCAAAGATGAGACAGGTGCAACCAGCCGCAATATTCCTTTTGAGCCGGCAACGAAGAAGTCGAAGTGTCTTGTATGTGGTGAAAAGGCTCAGCACACTGTTGTTTTTGCAAGAGCATACTGA
- the tsf gene encoding translation elongation factor Ts — MDKFTDFVLINDVEGIIMAVDAKAVKELREKTGAGMLDCKKALEEMNGDIEKAIEFLREKGLAASAKKAGRIATEGVVESYIHAGGRIGVLVEVNCETDFVALTDQFKEFVRDIALHIAASSPRYVRREDVPAEEIEKEKEILKAQALNEGKPEKIVEKMVEGRISKYYEEYCLMEQTFVKDPDKTIATLLNEKIATIGENISIRRFVRYELGEGLEKKVDNFVEEVMSQVNQ, encoded by the coding sequence CTGGATAAATTCACGGATTTCGTCCTAATTAACGATGTGGAGGGAATAATAATGGCAGTTGATGCAAAAGCGGTAAAAGAACTACGTGAAAAAACGGGTGCAGGGATGCTCGATTGCAAAAAAGCGCTTGAAGAAATGAATGGTGATATCGAGAAAGCAATTGAATTTCTTCGTGAGAAAGGTTTGGCTGCATCTGCGAAAAAAGCTGGACGTATTGCGACTGAAGGTGTCGTAGAATCCTACATCCATGCTGGTGGCCGAATCGGCGTTCTCGTTGAAGTGAACTGTGAAACTGACTTCGTTGCTTTGACGGATCAATTTAAAGAATTCGTACGCGATATCGCGCTCCATATTGCTGCGTCAAGCCCTCGTTATGTTCGTCGCGAAGATGTTCCGGCAGAGGAGATCGAAAAAGAGAAGGAAATCCTGAAAGCTCAAGCACTCAACGAAGGTAAACCTGAGAAAATCGTTGAAAAAATGGTTGAAGGACGTATTTCTAAATACTACGAAGAATATTGCTTGATGGAGCAAACCTTCGTTAAAGATCCTGACAAAACAATTGCTACATTGCTTAACGAGAAAATCGCAACGATCGGCGAGAACATCTCGATCCGTCGTTTCGTTCGTTATGAGCTTGGCGAAGGACTCGAGAAAAAAGTGGATAACTTCGTAGAAGAAGTTATGTCCCAAGTGAATCAATAA
- the rpsB gene encoding 30S ribosomal protein S2, with product MAVISMKQLLEAGVHFGHQTRRWNPKMDRYIFTERNGIYIIDLQKTVKKVEEAYNFVKSIAEDNGTILFVGTKKQAQDSVKEEAERAGQFYINQRWLGGTLTNFSTIQKRIDRLKQLESWEEDGTFEVLPKKEVIILRKEKDRLEKFLGGIKNMKGLPSALFIIDPRKERIAVAEARKLGIPIVGIVDTNCDPDEIDYVIPGNDDAIRAVKLLTGKMADAVIEANQGEQTTA from the coding sequence ATGGCAGTCATTTCCATGAAGCAACTGCTTGAAGCAGGTGTACACTTCGGTCACCAGACACGTCGCTGGAACCCGAAAATGGATCGTTATATCTTCACAGAAAGAAACGGGATTTACATTATTGACCTGCAAAAAACGGTCAAAAAAGTCGAAGAAGCTTACAACTTTGTGAAAAGTATTGCCGAAGACAACGGTACAATTCTTTTCGTAGGTACAAAGAAACAAGCTCAAGATTCCGTAAAAGAAGAAGCTGAGCGCGCTGGTCAATTCTATATTAACCAACGTTGGCTCGGAGGAACTCTAACCAACTTCTCAACGATTCAAAAGCGTATTGATCGTTTGAAACAATTGGAGAGCTGGGAAGAAGACGGCACTTTCGAAGTGCTTCCGAAGAAAGAAGTTATTATTCTTCGCAAGGAGAAAGATCGTCTGGAGAAATTCCTAGGCGGAATCAAAAACATGAAGGGTCTGCCGAGCGCACTGTTTATCATTGATCCTCGCAAAGAGCGTATTGCTGTTGCAGAAGCTCGTAAATTGGGTATCCCAATCGTTGGTATCGTAGATACTAACTGTGATCCGGATGAAATCGACTATGTCATTCCAGGTAACGATGACGCGATTCGCGCGGTTAAATTGTTGACTGGTAAAATGGCAGACGCTGTGATTGAAGCTAACCAAGGGGAGCAAACAACAGCTTAA
- a CDS encoding isoprenyl transferase — translation MIKLFQSWWKNKGKRTAEILQDDNIPEHVAIIMDGNGRWARRLGLPRVVGHRNGMKAVKRATIAADELGIRILTLYAFSTENWKRPKEEVDFLMSLPQEFLALELEELIEKNVQVRMMGHTDNLPKHTIEAMEEAISRTKDNTGLILNFALNYGSRREMTESMKVIARKVRDGQLSPDDITEEMVDSNLLSCGMSDPDLLIRTGGELRLSNFMLWQVAYSELWFTDLYWPEFGREQLLEAVAEYQRRTRRYGGLS, via the coding sequence ATGATCAAGTTATTTCAATCCTGGTGGAAAAATAAGGGGAAGCGTACTGCAGAAATATTGCAAGACGACAACATTCCAGAGCATGTTGCCATTATTATGGATGGGAATGGGCGTTGGGCTCGCAGATTAGGACTGCCGCGTGTGGTTGGACATCGCAACGGTATGAAGGCTGTGAAACGAGCCACTATTGCTGCAGATGAGCTCGGCATTCGAATCTTGACCTTATATGCGTTCTCCACAGAGAATTGGAAGCGGCCAAAGGAAGAGGTGGATTTCCTGATGTCGCTGCCGCAGGAATTTCTGGCACTCGAACTAGAGGAGCTTATTGAGAAGAACGTCCAGGTTCGGATGATGGGACATACGGATAATCTCCCTAAGCATACGATTGAAGCCATGGAGGAAGCGATCTCTCGGACGAAGGATAATACCGGCCTTATACTGAATTTTGCATTGAATTATGGCAGTCGTCGTGAAATGACGGAGAGTATGAAGGTGATCGCGCGTAAGGTTCGGGATGGACAATTGTCCCCGGATGACATTACAGAAGAAATGGTCGATTCCAACTTGTTGTCTTGTGGAATGAGCGATCCTGACTTGCTTATTCGCACGGGAGGGGAGCTCCGGCTTAGCAATTTTATGCTCTGGCAGGTGGCTTATAGTGAATTGTGGTTTACGGACTTATATTGGCCTGAATTCGGTCGCGAGCAGCTGTTAGAAGCGGTCGCCGAATATCAGCGGCGTACGCGTCGCTATGGTGGGTTATCATAG
- the frr gene encoding ribosome recycling factor yields MPQSIKSNAEERMDKAIQSLKRDLATLRAGRAAPSLLDRIQVDYYGTPTPINQLANINTPDSRTLMIQPWDKSSLAEIERAIQKSDLGLTPANDGSIIRLSIPPLTEERRVDLVKMTKKYGEEAKVAIRNIRRDANDDIKKLEKTEISEDESRRHQDDIQKTTDKFIAEVDKVLASKEKEIMEV; encoded by the coding sequence ATGCCACAATCGATTAAGAGTAATGCTGAAGAACGTATGGATAAGGCGATTCAGTCTTTAAAAAGAGATTTAGCAACGCTGCGTGCCGGTAGAGCGGCGCCTTCATTGCTGGATCGTATTCAAGTCGATTATTATGGAACGCCGACGCCGATTAACCAGTTGGCGAATATCAACACGCCAGATTCACGTACGCTGATGATCCAGCCTTGGGATAAGTCATCCCTGGCTGAAATTGAGCGAGCGATTCAGAAGTCCGATCTGGGACTTACGCCCGCTAACGATGGCTCGATCATTCGACTGTCGATTCCACCGCTAACGGAAGAACGCCGCGTTGATCTGGTCAAAATGACGAAGAAATACGGTGAAGAAGCGAAGGTTGCGATCCGCAACATCCGTCGTGATGCCAATGATGATATCAAGAAGCTTGAAAAAACGGAAATCTCGGAAGATGAATCTCGCCGTCATCAAGATGATATCCAGAAGACGACGGATAAATTTATTGCGGAAGTCGATAAAGTACTCGCTTCGAAAGAAAAAGAGATTATGGAAGTTTAA